From Pedobacter indicus, a single genomic window includes:
- a CDS encoding acyl-CoA dehydrogenase family protein encodes MSSHTNDKEEFEGFISDFKQTLHYLFHEKENINKLSLERGLPAEVWHGIMSKTPLSVAIPSEYGGRGAIVKECLSILSAASYESLSLSLTFGINIALFLEPVAKYANDEVKQDIFNRFLQEENMGGLMITEPDYGSDALNMKTYNEEVDGIYRIKGTKHWQGLTGMADYWLIASRRKLNDSDLARDIDFFIADGRIDKQKIVVEELYNNPGLYIIPYGLNKIDIEVPSKFKLNPESTGIKMMLDILHRSRFQFPGMGMGFITRMLDEATKHCENRIVGAGNLLCMDQVQYQLSRIQTAYTICSAMCFKSSSVSGIDHNLAAEGLEANTMKAVVTDLMHESAQTYTQLSGANGYRMEHVGGRGIMDSRPFQIFEGSNEMLYSQIAEMVTRQMRKQKQANLMEYLLTYAPTKESVSHFKKHVDFSINGTIPQRKLVDLGRAIARIICIGYVLEMEAAGFRKDLVENTIKNVQQEVAALISAYHHSSDTQVIVDYKDNSGWYSFV; translated from the coding sequence ATGTCATCACATACGAATGATAAAGAGGAGTTTGAAGGATTTATCAGTGACTTTAAACAAACATTACATTACTTATTTCACGAGAAAGAAAATATAAACAAGCTTAGTCTTGAAAGAGGACTTCCGGCAGAAGTTTGGCATGGTATCATGTCTAAGACGCCTCTTTCCGTGGCTATCCCTTCTGAATATGGGGGGCGGGGAGCTATTGTAAAGGAATGTTTAAGCATACTTTCTGCGGCCTCGTATGAGTCTTTATCACTTTCCCTAACTTTTGGAATCAATATCGCGCTATTTCTTGAGCCGGTTGCTAAGTATGCCAACGATGAAGTAAAGCAGGACATTTTCAATCGTTTTCTTCAAGAAGAAAACATGGGCGGACTGATGATTACTGAGCCCGATTACGGAAGTGATGCCCTCAATATGAAAACTTATAATGAGGAGGTTGACGGCATTTACCGGATAAAAGGAACCAAACATTGGCAAGGGCTTACAGGGATGGCTGACTATTGGTTAATCGCCTCCCGACGAAAATTAAATGATTCTGATCTAGCTCGAGATATTGATTTTTTTATTGCAGACGGTCGCATAGACAAGCAAAAGATAGTTGTAGAGGAGTTATACAATAATCCCGGACTTTATATTATCCCTTATGGGCTTAATAAAATAGATATCGAAGTTCCTTCCAAGTTCAAATTAAACCCAGAATCGACGGGTATTAAAATGATGTTGGATATTCTACACCGTAGCCGTTTCCAGTTTCCAGGCATGGGAATGGGTTTTATTACAAGGATGCTTGATGAAGCCACCAAACATTGTGAAAATCGTATCGTTGGTGCAGGCAATTTGTTGTGTATGGATCAGGTTCAGTACCAATTGTCGCGAATCCAAACAGCTTATACTATTTGTTCCGCGATGTGCTTCAAAAGTAGCTCCGTAAGCGGTATCGATCATAATCTTGCTGCCGAAGGGTTGGAGGCGAACACCATGAAAGCAGTAGTGACCGATCTGATGCATGAGTCGGCTCAAACTTATACTCAACTTTCCGGAGCCAATGGTTATCGAATGGAACATGTTGGCGGTCGCGGAATTATGGATAGCCGTCCTTTCCAAATCTTTGAAGGGTCTAATGAAATGCTCTACTCACAGATTGCCGAGATGGTGACCCGTCAAATGAGGAAGCAAAAACAAGCCAACCTTATGGAATACTTGTTGACTTACGCACCTACAAAAGAGTCGGTTTCCCACTTCAAAAAACATGTTGATTTTTCTATTAACGGAACCATCCCTCAGCGCAAGCTGGTGGATTTAGGGCGTGCAATTGCGCGCATTATCTGTATTGGTTATGTCCTTGAAATGGAAGCTGCCGGATTCCGTAAAGATTTAGTAGAAAATACGATTAAAAACGTTCAGCAAGAAGTTGCCGCCCTCATTAGTGCGTACCATCACAGCAGCGATACACAAGTAATCGTCGATTATAAGGATAATAGCGGCTGGTATTCCTTCGTTTGA
- a CDS encoding AI-2E family transporter: MQKLQRFTYFLFFISLAVCVLYFAREFLIPLALSGVLATLFIGFCTKLENRGMNRGMSSLCAILLFLGAVAIIVFLLTWKLNDLAENIEGMEEQIVGLFDSMKSWINEKIGVSAQKQDEMIKQTESANGENGNMLFNFASGTVNVLIKTILVIVYMYLFLYFRSRIKKFILMMVPKSQDGKAERVIEKSAKVSQQYLSGLSKMILLLWIMYGIGFSIVGVENAIFFAVLCGILEIVPFIGNITGTSITVLAVVAQGGGSNQIIGVVAIYLFVQFIQTYLIEPLVVGDEVNINPLFTIIILVAGELIWGIPGMILAIPLLGIVKIICDSVPQLQPYGYLIGSDRKRKTSLIDKVKNLFDKK, translated from the coding sequence ATGCAGAAACTACAACGATTTACCTACTTCTTGTTTTTTATTAGTCTGGCTGTCTGTGTTTTATATTTTGCCAGGGAGTTTCTTATTCCCTTAGCTCTTTCGGGTGTTCTGGCGACCTTATTTATTGGTTTCTGCACGAAGCTTGAAAACAGAGGGATGAACAGAGGAATGTCAAGTCTCTGCGCAATTTTATTGTTCCTTGGAGCAGTTGCGATAATTGTTTTCTTGCTCACCTGGAAGTTAAATGATCTTGCAGAAAACATAGAGGGGATGGAGGAGCAGATTGTGGGGCTGTTTGATAGTATGAAGTCGTGGATCAACGAGAAGATAGGTGTCTCTGCACAGAAGCAGGACGAAATGATCAAGCAGACAGAAAGTGCTAATGGAGAAAACGGTAATATGCTCTTTAACTTTGCCAGCGGGACAGTTAACGTACTAATCAAAACGATATTGGTTATCGTATATATGTATTTATTCCTTTATTTCCGATCCCGAATTAAAAAGTTTATCTTGATGATGGTTCCAAAAAGTCAAGACGGAAAAGCAGAGCGGGTAATTGAAAAGTCAGCAAAAGTCTCACAGCAATATTTAAGCGGACTATCAAAAATGATCTTACTCCTGTGGATTATGTATGGTATTGGTTTTTCCATCGTTGGTGTTGAGAATGCCATCTTCTTTGCTGTTCTATGTGGTATACTAGAAATAGTTCCTTTTATTGGCAATATTACCGGAACTTCCATTACGGTGTTGGCTGTAGTAGCCCAAGGTGGAGGCAGTAATCAAATTATCGGTGTAGTGGCTATTTATCTCTTTGTTCAGTTTATTCAAACTTACCTTATCGAACCCTTAGTAGTTGGAGATGAAGTAAATATCAACCCTTTATTCACGATCATTATTCTAGTGGCCGGTGAGCTTATCTGGGGAATACCAGGCATGATACTCGCTATCCCGCTCTTGGGTATTGTTAAAATCATTTGCGATAGCGTCCCTCAATTGCAACCCTACGGCTATCTGATAGGCTCAGACAGAAAACGTAAAACGAGCCTAATCGACAAGGTAAAAAATCTTTTTGATAAGAAATAG
- a CDS encoding DUF4180 domain-containing protein: MEVEIHTRNNIDIAEITSDDVIIKTIDDGVDIVGTTYFQGCEKVILHKQNITPDFFDLKNRMAGEILQKFSTYRIQLAIIGDFSNLMSESKSLKDFIYESNQGRQVNFLNSVEEAIERFSA; the protein is encoded by the coding sequence ATGGAAGTTGAAATTCACACCAGAAATAATATTGATATCGCTGAAATTACCTCAGATGACGTTATAATCAAAACCATTGATGATGGAGTGGACATCGTAGGTACAACCTATTTTCAAGGCTGTGAGAAAGTCATTCTACATAAACAAAACATTACCCCTGATTTTTTTGATTTAAAGAATAGAATGGCCGGTGAAATTCTCCAGAAGTTTTCTACTTATCGTATTCAATTGGCGATAATTGGAGACTTTTCTAACTTAATGAGCGAAAGCAAAAGTTTAAAAGATTTTATCTACGAAAGTAATCAAGGGAGACAAGTTAATTTTTTGAACTCAGTAGAGGAAGCAATCGAACGTTTCTCCGCTTAA
- a CDS encoding SDR family NAD(P)-dependent oxidoreductase: MGQLENKVAVITGAASGIGKATALLFAKEKAKVVVSDINEEDGNKTVEEIKAAGGNAIFVKANTASVEDNEHLVKETVKAFGGLHISVNNAGVGSEFSKVADVKLEDWKRVIDINLSGVFYGMKYQIPAMIKSGGGSVINIASILGQTAFGGSSAYVAAKHGVVGLTKTGAIDHASDQVRVNAIGPGFVYSGLVNEDTMGKEAIKDLEQKHAMHRLGEPEEVAATCLFLASDASSFVTGAYYPVDGGYLAF, translated from the coding sequence ATGGGACAGCTAGAAAACAAAGTCGCGGTAATTACAGGAGCTGCATCGGGCATCGGAAAGGCGACCGCCTTACTTTTTGCCAAAGAAAAAGCTAAAGTGGTTGTTAGCGATATTAACGAAGAAGACGGAAATAAAACTGTTGAAGAGATTAAAGCCGCTGGTGGCAATGCCATTTTTGTGAAAGCAAATACCGCGAGTGTGGAAGATAATGAGCATTTGGTAAAAGAGACCGTAAAAGCCTTTGGAGGTTTGCATATTTCTGTAAACAATGCAGGGGTTGGAAGTGAATTTTCCAAGGTAGCTGACGTAAAGTTGGAAGATTGGAAACGTGTGATCGACATTAACTTGTCAGGCGTGTTTTATGGAATGAAGTATCAGATTCCCGCCATGATCAAGTCTGGAGGAGGAAGTGTGATTAATATAGCCTCTATCTTGGGGCAAACTGCTTTCGGCGGTTCATCTGCATACGTAGCTGCTAAGCACGGGGTTGTTGGTTTAACTAAAACTGGTGCTATCGATCATGCTTCAGATCAAGTCCGTGTTAATGCCATCGGCCCAGGGTTCGTATATTCGGGTCTGGTAAATGAAGATACTATGGGAAAAGAAGCTATCAAGGACCTAGAGCAAAAACATGCTATGCATCGTTTGGGTGAACCTGAAGAGGTCGCCGCCACTTGTCTTTTCTTAGCATCAGATGCATCATCTTTTGTCACCGGCGCGTATTATCCTGTTGACGGAGGTTATTTAGCATTTTAA
- a CDS encoding phosphoribosylaminoimidazolesuccinocarboxamide synthase, with protein MQLIYKGKTKDVYSLGNSQILLKFKDDVTGENGVFDPGANTVGLSIEGAGKSGLKMTQYFYELINSSNIPTHFISADLDDVSMTVKDAQVIGKGLEVICRYRAVGSFLRRYAAYCEEGQELDRFVEVTIKDDERGDPTISDDALEMLGILSKSDYQELKKLTQQICDIVKEELAKKGLDLYDIKLEFGHDKSNGQLLLIDEISGGNMRVYKDGEYIPPLELEKLFLGQ; from the coding sequence ATGCAGCTTATATATAAAGGAAAAACCAAGGATGTTTATAGTTTAGGCAACAGCCAAATTCTATTGAAGTTTAAAGATGACGTAACGGGAGAAAATGGAGTTTTTGACCCAGGTGCTAATACTGTAGGGTTGAGCATCGAAGGTGCCGGGAAATCGGGACTGAAAATGACGCAGTATTTCTACGAGTTGATTAACAGTAGTAATATCCCTACACACTTTATTTCTGCAGATCTGGACGATGTGTCGATGACAGTGAAGGACGCGCAGGTGATAGGCAAGGGTTTAGAAGTTATTTGCAGATATCGTGCAGTGGGTAGTTTTCTTAGACGTTATGCTGCATATTGTGAAGAAGGCCAGGAACTTGACCGTTTCGTGGAAGTAACGATTAAAGACGACGAACGCGGTGACCCGACGATATCGGATGACGCGCTAGAGATGTTAGGTATTCTATCTAAATCAGATTATCAAGAGCTCAAAAAGCTAACACAGCAAATCTGCGATATCGTAAAAGAGGAGTTAGCAAAAAAAGGCTTGGATCTGTACGATATTAAGCTTGAATTTGGACACGACAAGAGTAACGGTCAACTGCTATTGATCGATGAAATTTCAGGTGGTAATATGCGCGTGTACAAGGACGGCGAATATATACCACCGTTGGAATTAGAGAAACTATTTCTTGGTCAATAA
- a CDS encoding AEC family transporter, which yields MVNFVLIAFCILIGMLFSKYKLVPQDSYKGINSWLIYIALPAVSFRYLPKVEWTPTMFFPVLAMFVVWVGGWLFSELISRKKSYRQRSRSTLELATGYSNTSFIGFPLVAAYFGEENLGIAMICDQTSFIILSTAGIISALRAKGRGENINSKLVYRRLITFPPLIACLLSLMLGPFIDFSFADSFLDILVATLAPMALFSIGLQLRFSGWKKQLPQISLSLFYKLLLAPLIIFVLALSLGVRDDIGRVSVLEAAMPTLVSSSIIAEQYGLNTKLLNLIIGVGIILGLFTTAVWQFILKSYL from the coding sequence ATGGTTAACTTCGTTTTGATAGCTTTTTGCATTCTTATCGGAATGCTCTTCAGCAAATATAAATTGGTGCCCCAAGATTCGTATAAAGGCATTAATTCATGGCTGATATATATTGCTTTGCCAGCAGTCTCATTCAGGTATCTTCCAAAGGTAGAATGGACGCCCACGATGTTTTTTCCAGTACTGGCGATGTTTGTTGTATGGGTTGGCGGATGGCTATTTTCCGAATTGATCAGCCGAAAAAAAAGCTACAGACAACGCTCTAGAAGTACGCTTGAATTAGCTACTGGCTATAGCAATACATCTTTCATCGGTTTCCCTTTAGTAGCAGCTTATTTTGGTGAAGAAAATCTGGGCATTGCGATGATTTGTGATCAGACATCTTTTATCATACTTTCAACCGCGGGAATTATCAGTGCATTAAGAGCAAAAGGGAGAGGGGAGAACATAAACTCCAAGCTTGTATACAGAAGGCTGATTACCTTTCCACCACTTATTGCATGCTTGCTGTCACTTATGCTCGGGCCGTTTATTGATTTCAGTTTTGCAGATTCTTTTTTAGATATATTAGTCGCGACTTTAGCGCCCATGGCTCTTTTTTCCATTGGTCTGCAACTAAGGTTCTCGGGATGGAAGAAACAGTTACCCCAGATTTCTTTGTCGCTATTCTACAAACTCCTCTTAGCGCCACTAATTATTTTTGTTTTGGCACTTAGTTTAGGGGTTCGTGACGATATCGGTCGGGTGAGCGTACTGGAAGCCGCCATGCCTACTTTGGTCAGCAGCAGCATCATTGCCGAGCAGTATGGCTTAAACACCAAGTTGCTCAACCTGATCATTGGCGTAGGAATCATTTTAGGTCTATTTACTACTGCTGTTTGGCAGTTCATCCTGAAATCTTATTTATGA
- a CDS encoding DUF6528 family protein translates to MDNLDKTYIQSEIVWTWSTTEASDIPSEYQRLLVPLDECKPIFDNKKLLLTSSGGATIVLDIASRKVEFYAKTPMAHSADLLPNNRIAVANSTHKHPNLYCI, encoded by the coding sequence ATTGATAACTTAGATAAAACTTATATTCAATCTGAAATAGTATGGACATGGTCTACTACAGAGGCTTCTGATATTCCGTCAGAATACCAAAGATTGCTTGTTCCCCTTGATGAATGTAAGCCGATCTTTGACAATAAGAAATTATTACTTACATCATCTGGCGGAGCGACCATCGTCCTTGATATTGCTAGCCGTAAGGTTGAATTTTACGCTAAGACACCCATGGCTCACTCGGCTGACTTGCTTCCAAACAACCGCATAGCAGTAGCCAATTCGACGCATAAGCACCCAAACCTTTACTGTATTTGA
- a CDS encoding glycoside hydrolase family 2 protein encodes MKRYLLLLIAVCFFIPAISYAQQNGWQLKTDKIVSTWAENIDVTNVHQEYPRPQMVREDWVNLNGLWDYAITPKEANKPANFEGNILVPFAVESALSGVGRTVGKDSILWYNTNFKAPSSRNKRLLLHFGAVDWKSEIFINGQSVATHEGGFDPFTVDITDYVKGRTQELTVKVWDPTDEGPQPRGKQIRNPHGIWYTPVTGIWQTVWIEAVPETHIVSTKHTPDIDNEELSFTAKVANAKAGDQLRVTVLDGQQEVSSQEFGVNEEIKLAITNQKLWSPENPHLYDLNIELLRNGKVIDQVDSYFAMRKISMEKDSKGIQRMLLNNEFVFQYGPLDQGWWPDGLYTAPSDEALKFDVIKTKEMGFNMIRKHIKVEPARWYYHCDQLGMLVWQDMPSGDLGNRWDSRPGVFGLATEQDRSAESEAYYKKEWNLIMDALHNFPSIVMWVPFNEAWGQFKTKEITEWTMEKDPSRIVNSASGGNFHPTGHIVDLHNYPEPAMPSPDLFGEDYILILGEFGGLGLPVDDHVWQQKDNWGYQSFKTPDELFDRYSALMDRIPNLIRAGLSGAVYTQTTDVEVEVNGLMTYDRKVIKIPVEKLKQVHQKLYDPSLVD; translated from the coding sequence ATGAAAAGGTATCTACTTCTACTAATCGCCGTATGCTTCTTCATCCCGGCAATCTCTTATGCACAGCAAAATGGCTGGCAATTAAAAACTGACAAAATCGTAAGTACTTGGGCTGAAAATATCGATGTAACAAATGTTCATCAAGAATATCCACGTCCACAGATGGTTAGGGAAGATTGGGTCAATTTGAATGGCTTGTGGGATTATGCAATTACACCAAAGGAGGCAAACAAACCTGCTAATTTCGAAGGAAATATACTCGTGCCTTTTGCGGTTGAGTCTGCGCTTTCCGGAGTAGGGCGAACCGTAGGCAAGGATAGCATATTATGGTATAATACCAATTTTAAAGCGCCGTCCTCGCGAAATAAAAGACTGCTGCTTCACTTTGGGGCGGTCGATTGGAAGTCCGAGATATTTATCAATGGACAATCAGTTGCTACCCACGAAGGCGGTTTTGATCCTTTCACAGTAGATATTACAGATTATGTGAAAGGGAGAACACAAGAGCTGACTGTCAAGGTTTGGGATCCGACAGATGAAGGACCACAACCACGTGGTAAACAAATCCGTAATCCTCATGGCATTTGGTATACGCCTGTAACCGGTATCTGGCAGACAGTATGGATAGAAGCTGTGCCAGAAACACATATCGTATCGACCAAACATACTCCAGATATTGATAATGAAGAGCTGAGCTTCACTGCTAAAGTTGCCAATGCGAAGGCTGGCGATCAACTGCGGGTGACAGTTCTTGATGGGCAACAGGAAGTAAGCTCACAAGAGTTTGGAGTAAATGAAGAGATAAAATTAGCAATAACCAACCAGAAGCTCTGGTCGCCTGAAAACCCACATTTATATGATTTAAATATTGAATTGCTAAGAAATGGCAAGGTTATCGATCAAGTAGACAGCTATTTTGCAATGCGTAAAATATCGATGGAGAAAGACTCGAAAGGTATACAACGTATGCTGTTGAACAATGAATTTGTGTTTCAGTATGGACCGTTAGATCAGGGTTGGTGGCCAGATGGACTGTATACAGCACCGTCTGATGAGGCATTGAAGTTTGATGTTATTAAAACCAAAGAAATGGGCTTCAATATGATTCGTAAACATATCAAAGTTGAACCAGCTCGTTGGTACTATCACTGTGATCAACTGGGCATGCTCGTATGGCAAGATATGCCAAGCGGTGATTTGGGCAATCGTTGGGACTCAAGACCTGGTGTATTTGGTTTAGCGACAGAACAAGACCGTTCAGCTGAATCAGAAGCCTACTACAAGAAAGAATGGAATTTGATTATGGATGCACTTCATAACTTCCCTTCAATCGTCATGTGGGTTCCATTTAACGAGGCTTGGGGGCAGTTCAAAACAAAAGAAATTACTGAATGGACAATGGAGAAAGACCCTTCCAGAATAGTAAATAGCGCAAGTGGGGGTAATTTTCATCCCACAGGACATATTGTCGATTTACATAACTACCCCGAACCTGCAATGCCAAGTCCGGATTTATTTGGAGAAGACTATATCTTGATTCTCGGCGAATTTGGTGGCTTAGGTTTGCCGGTAGATGATCATGTTTGGCAGCAGAAGGATAACTGGGGATACCAAAGCTTTAAGACACCCGATGAGTTGTTTGATCGCTACTCAGCTTTAATGGATCGAATTCCCAATTTAATCCGTGCCGGACTTTCTGGCGCAGTTTACACACAAACAACTGATGTTGAGGTCGAAGTAAATGGTCTGATGACATATGATCGTAAAGTAATCAAGATCCCGGTAGAGAAACTGAAGCAAGTACATCAGAAACTCTATGATCCATCTTTGGTGGATTGA
- a CDS encoding thioredoxin family protein, giving the protein MTFQEYSTGFEKIVNTPSAEQAAPYDNSDYIDYTKLNWSRMNRWLKKGKLSEGLKSIIHQINAPQRWIVITEPWCGDAAHSVPFIELASRENPLINVSYELRDSEPFRINEYLTNGSKSIPKLVIRDAEGNDLATWGPRPKACQDVYEKLIAENADFEKTKTEIQHWYNSNKGHDIQEELLALFKAIS; this is encoded by the coding sequence ATGACATTCCAAGAATACTCTACTGGTTTTGAGAAAATAGTGAACACGCCGTCGGCAGAACAGGCAGCCCCTTATGATAATTCCGATTATATTGATTATACGAAATTGAATTGGTCACGGATGAACCGCTGGCTGAAAAAAGGTAAACTTTCTGAAGGCCTAAAAAGTATAATTCACCAGATCAATGCACCACAGCGGTGGATTGTTATCACTGAGCCTTGGTGTGGTGATGCGGCACATAGTGTTCCGTTTATTGAGTTGGCAAGTCGCGAAAACCCTTTAATAAATGTTTCATATGAACTACGTGATAGTGAACCTTTTCGAATCAATGAATACTTAACCAACGGGTCTAAGTCCATTCCTAAGCTCGTTATACGAGATGCCGAAGGAAATGATTTAGCAACATGGGGACCGCGACCTAAAGCTTGTCAGGATGTTTACGAAAAGCTGATAGCAGAAAATGCAGACTTTGAGAAAACGAAAACTGAAATTCAGCACTGGTACAATAGTAATAAAGGGCACGATATTCAAGAAGAATTACTTGCCCTCTTCAAAGCCATCTCCTAG
- a CDS encoding Gfo/Idh/MocA family protein — MNRYNLNRKKFIQGMGAVLTLSALQSSGLVSAGELNGLRVGLIGAGWYGKSDLFRLIQVSDVNVVAVCDVDERHLKEAGQLISGRQASGKVPHLYEDYRKMLADHRFDIVIIGTPDHWHARQAVDAMKAGAHLYLQKPVSVDVLEGEAILATARRLNRKVQVGTQRRSTPHLIDAKENIIDKGLLGKIAHVDMCCYYHMRKNGNPPIEPVPDFLNYELWTGPAPLRPYDGLPHGSWWRTFMEYGNGITGDMCVHMFDAVRWLLNLGWPKRISATGGIYVQKDGKSNIADTQTAIFEYDELECVWQHRTWGTPADPEYPWAFVIHGEKGTLKGSTMKYEFVPQGKGERIVKDVVYEKEEFPEDLKEPRIELNAAPATRRHMQNLIAAIEGDHLPVADIEEGHISTASCILANIAMELKRPVSYDPKMRICINDPEATQRLRRPYRSPWEHPFIK, encoded by the coding sequence ATGAACAGATACAACCTGAACCGAAAGAAATTTATTCAAGGTATGGGTGCGGTGTTAACACTTTCCGCACTGCAAAGTAGCGGGCTGGTTTCTGCCGGTGAATTGAACGGATTAAGAGTGGGGTTAATCGGAGCGGGATGGTATGGCAAAAGCGATCTGTTCAGACTGATACAGGTTAGTGATGTCAATGTTGTTGCGGTGTGCGATGTAGACGAAAGACACTTAAAGGAGGCAGGACAGCTGATCAGTGGACGACAGGCTTCTGGAAAAGTTCCACACCTTTATGAGGATTACCGGAAGATGCTGGCTGATCATCGTTTCGACATAGTCATTATCGGCACGCCGGATCATTGGCACGCGCGCCAGGCCGTCGACGCCATGAAAGCTGGTGCGCATCTTTATTTACAGAAGCCCGTTAGTGTGGATGTACTGGAGGGTGAGGCTATTTTGGCGACAGCTCGAAGACTTAATCGCAAAGTACAAGTCGGCACACAGCGACGAAGCACTCCGCACCTAATAGACGCCAAGGAAAATATTATTGACAAGGGTTTATTGGGTAAAATAGCTCATGTGGATATGTGCTGTTATTATCATATGAGAAAAAACGGTAATCCGCCAATAGAGCCTGTACCCGATTTCCTGAATTATGAGTTGTGGACGGGGCCTGCGCCATTACGACCGTATGATGGATTACCTCATGGTAGCTGGTGGCGTACCTTTATGGAGTATGGGAACGGGATCACTGGCGATATGTGTGTTCATATGTTTGATGCCGTACGCTGGCTTCTTAATCTGGGTTGGCCAAAACGAATCAGCGCAACTGGTGGTATTTATGTACAGAAGGATGGAAAATCAAATATAGCGGATACACAAACGGCAATTTTTGAATATGATGAACTGGAGTGTGTTTGGCAGCACCGAACTTGGGGTACACCGGCTGACCCGGAATACCCTTGGGCTTTTGTGATTCATGGAGAAAAAGGAACGCTCAAAGGAAGTACGATGAAATATGAATTTGTTCCACAAGGCAAAGGTGAACGGATTGTAAAAGACGTCGTTTATGAGAAAGAAGAGTTTCCTGAGGATCTAAAAGAACCGAGAATAGAACTCAATGCCGCACCAGCAACAAGAAGGCATATGCAAAACTTGATAGCAGCTATCGAAGGCGACCATCTCCCGGTTGCTGATATAGAGGAGGGCCATATTTCCACAGCAAGCTGCATTTTAGCGAATATAGCAATGGAACTTAAACGACCAGTGAGTTATGATCCGAAAATGAGAATATGCATAAATGATCCTGAAGCTACACAGCGCTTGAGACGCCCGTATAGAAGTCCTTGGGAACATCCTTTTATCAAATAA